One genomic segment of Pseudomonas sp. p1(2021b) includes these proteins:
- a CDS encoding ATP-binding protein, whose translation MIRSLRLRLMLAAALLALLFMLALLPALQKAFSLALQESIEQRLASDVTTLISAARIENGQLQMPELLPDERYNLPYTGLRGYIFDRDGTLVWRSRATSEQHINYRPRYDGRGNEFDRIRQDDGEEYFVYDVEIKLLGGKSAAYSIVALQPVRDYQHTLDGLQEKLYLGFGAALLVLMLLLWAGLTWGLRSLRQLSVELDEVEAGARDGLSREHPRELLRLTGSLNRLLRSEREQRQRYRDSLDDLAHSLKTPLAVLQGVGESLGQGNSEREQARVLQSQIERMSQQIDYQLQRASLRKSGLVRHRVQLRPVLDSLCSTLDKVYRDKRVAVTLDIPERAWLPMEQGAALELFGNLLENAYRLSLGLVRVSLQQAPGQLTLCVEDDGPGVPAGQRERILQRGERLDRQHPGQGIGLAVVKDIIDSYDAELSLDDSPLGGAAFRIVFHLD comes from the coding sequence ATGATCCGCTCGCTGCGCCTGCGCCTGATGCTGGCGGCGGCGCTGCTGGCCCTGCTGTTCATGCTGGCCCTGTTGCCGGCCTTGCAGAAGGCCTTCAGCCTGGCCTTGCAGGAGTCGATCGAGCAGCGCCTGGCCTCGGATGTCACCACCCTCATCTCGGCGGCGCGCATCGAGAATGGCCAGCTGCAGATGCCCGAGCTGCTGCCCGACGAGCGCTACAACCTGCCCTATACCGGCTTGCGCGGCTACATCTTCGACCGTGACGGCACCCTGGTGTGGCGTTCGCGCGCGACCTCCGAACAACACATCAACTACCGCCCGCGCTACGACGGGCGCGGCAACGAATTCGACCGCATCCGCCAGGACGATGGCGAGGAATACTTCGTCTATGACGTGGAGATCAAGCTGCTCGGCGGCAAGAGTGCGGCCTACAGCATCGTCGCCCTGCAACCGGTGCGCGACTACCAGCACACCCTCGATGGCCTGCAGGAAAAACTCTACCTGGGCTTTGGCGCCGCGCTGCTGGTGCTGATGCTGCTGCTCTGGGCCGGCCTGACCTGGGGCCTGCGTTCGCTGCGCCAGCTGAGCGTGGAGCTGGACGAAGTGGAGGCCGGCGCGCGTGATGGCCTGAGCCGCGAACACCCCCGGGAGCTGTTGCGCCTGACCGGCTCGCTCAACCGCCTGCTGCGCAGTGAGCGCGAGCAGCGCCAACGCTACCGCGACTCGCTGGATGACCTGGCGCACAGCCTCAAGACCCCGCTGGCGGTGCTGCAGGGGGTCGGCGAGAGCCTCGGGCAGGGCAACAGCGAGCGCGAGCAGGCGCGGGTACTGCAAAGCCAGATCGAACGCATGAGCCAGCAGATCGACTACCAGCTGCAGCGCGCCAGCCTGCGCAAGAGCGGCCTGGTGCGTCATCGGGTGCAACTGCGGCCGGTGCTCGACAGCCTGTGCAGCACGTTGGACAAGGTCTATCGCGACAAGCGCGTGGCGGTCACCCTGGACATTCCCGAGCGGGCCTGGCTGCCGATGGAGCAAGGGGCTGCGCTGGAATTGTTCGGCAACCTGCTGGAAAACGCCTACCGCCTGAGCCTCGGCCTGGTGCGGGTGAGCCTGCAGCAGGCACCTGGGCAACTGACGTTGTGCGTCGAGGACGACGGCCCCGGTGTGCCGGCTGGCCAGCGTGAGCGCATTCTCCAGCGGGGCGAGCGGCTCGACCGCCAGCACCCGGGGCAGGGCATCGGCCTTGCGGTGGTCAAGGACATCATCGACAGCTACGACGCCGAGCTGAGCCTGGACGATTCGCCCTTGGGCGGCGCGGCCTTCCGCATCGTCTTCCACCTGGACTGA
- a CDS encoding dicarboxylate/amino acid:cation symporter produces MTTRQPLYKSLYIQVLVAITIGILLGHYYPETGVALKPLGDGFVKLIKMVIAPIIFCTVVSGIAGMQSMKSVGKTGGYALLYFEIVSTIALIIGLVVVNVVQPGAGMHVDVSTLNASSVAAYAAAGAQQTTVGFLLNIIPNTVVGAFANGDILQVLMFSVLFGFALHRLGSYGKPVLDLIDRFAHVMFNIINMIMKLAPIGAFGAMAFTIGQYGVGSLVQLSYLMICFYVTCLLFILVVLGSICRFHGFSVLKLIRYIREELMIVLGTSSSESALPRMLAKMERLGAKKSVVGLVIPTGYSFNLDGTSIYLTMAAVFIAQATDTTMDITHQITLLLVLLIASKGAAGVTGSGFIVLAATLSAVGHLPVAGLALILGIDRFMSEARALTNLIGNAVATVVVAKWVNELDTDQLQAELASGGAPLVESRPLDDLGVAEGPAR; encoded by the coding sequence ATGACGACACGTCAGCCGCTGTACAAATCGCTGTATATCCAGGTGTTGGTCGCCATCACCATCGGTATCCTGCTCGGTCACTACTACCCGGAAACCGGCGTCGCCCTCAAACCCCTGGGTGACGGATTCGTCAAACTGATCAAGATGGTCATCGCCCCGATCATCTTCTGCACCGTCGTCAGCGGCATCGCTGGCATGCAGAGCATGAAGTCGGTCGGCAAGACCGGCGGCTACGCACTCCTGTATTTTGAAATCGTCTCCACCATCGCCCTGATCATCGGCCTGGTGGTGGTCAACGTGGTCCAGCCGGGCGCCGGCATGCACGTCGACGTCAGCACCTTGAACGCCAGCAGCGTGGCCGCGTATGCCGCCGCTGGCGCGCAACAGACCACCGTCGGCTTCCTGCTCAACATCATCCCCAACACCGTGGTCGGCGCCTTCGCCAACGGCGACATCCTGCAGGTGCTGATGTTCTCCGTGCTGTTCGGCTTCGCCCTGCACCGCCTGGGCAGCTACGGCAAGCCGGTACTGGACCTGATCGACCGCTTCGCCCATGTCATGTTCAACATCATCAACATGATCATGAAACTGGCCCCGATCGGTGCTTTCGGCGCCATGGCCTTCACCATCGGCCAGTACGGCGTGGGCTCGCTGGTGCAGCTGAGCTACCTGATGATCTGCTTCTATGTCACCTGCCTGCTGTTCATCCTGGTGGTACTGGGCAGTATCTGCCGCTTCCACGGCTTCAGCGTACTCAAGCTGATCCGCTACATTCGTGAAGAACTGATGATCGTGCTCGGCACGTCCTCCTCGGAGTCGGCGCTGCCACGCATGCTGGCCAAGATGGAGCGCCTGGGTGCGAAGAAGTCCGTGGTGGGCCTGGTGATCCCGACCGGCTACTCGTTCAACCTGGACGGCACCTCGATCTACCTGACCATGGCTGCTGTGTTCATCGCCCAGGCGACCGACACCACCATGGACATCACCCACCAGATCACCCTGCTGCTGGTGCTGCTGATTGCCTCCAAGGGCGCTGCGGGCGTCACCGGTTCCGGCTTCATCGTTCTGGCCGCTACCTTGTCGGCGGTGGGCCACCTGCCGGTTGCAGGCCTGGCGCTGATCCTGGGTATCGACCGCTTCATGTCCGAAGCCCGCGCCCTGACCAACCTGATCGGCAACGCCGTGGCCACCGTGGTCGTGGCCAAGTGGGTCAATGAGTTGGACACCGACCAGTTGCAGGCCGAACTGGCTTCCGGCGGCGCACCGCTGGTCGAAAGCCGCCCGCTCGACGACCTGGGCGTGGCAGAAGGTCCGGCACGTTGA
- a CDS encoding SprT family zinc-dependent metalloprotease yields MPELLKQRVETCYQQAEAFFKRPFPRPEVSFKLRGQKAGVAHLHENLLRFNLQLYRENQEDFLRQTVAHEVAHLVAHQVFGDRIQAHGEEWQLIMRGVYELPPNRCHNYEVQRRVVTRYIYRCPCPESDFPFTAQRHKLVRQGRRYLCRRCREILVYSGETRVE; encoded by the coding sequence ATGCCCGAGCTGCTCAAACAACGCGTCGAAACCTGTTACCAGCAAGCCGAAGCCTTCTTCAAACGCCCCTTCCCCCGCCCGGAAGTCAGCTTCAAGCTACGCGGCCAGAAGGCCGGCGTCGCCCATCTGCACGAGAACCTGCTGCGCTTCAACCTGCAGCTGTACCGCGAGAACCAGGAAGACTTCCTGCGCCAGACCGTTGCCCATGAGGTGGCGCACCTGGTCGCGCACCAAGTGTTCGGCGACCGCATCCAGGCCCATGGCGAGGAATGGCAGTTGATCATGCGCGGGGTCTACGAGCTGCCGCCCAACCGGTGCCACAACTATGAAGTGCAGCGGCGGGTGGTGACACGCTATATCTACCGTTGCCCGTGCCCGGAGAGCGATTTCCCATTCACGGCCCAGCGGCACAAGTTGGTGCGCCAGGGGCGACGGTACCTGTGTCGGCGGTGCCGGGAGATATTGGTGTACAGCGGCGAGACGCGCGTCGAATGA
- a CDS encoding Yip1 family protein, whose protein sequence is MIHHVLGLFTHPDQEWKEIRGEDESISHMYLTHTLILAAIPAVSAFIGTTQVGWVIGDRPAVMLTMESALWMSIMSYLAMLAGVAVMGAFIHWMARTYDATPSMAQCVAFATYTATPLFIGGLAALYPHLWLGMLVGTAAICYTVYLLYVGLPTFMNIPTDEGFLFSSSVLAVGLVVLVAIMAATVIIWGLGVGPVYTN, encoded by the coding sequence ATGATCCATCACGTTCTGGGGCTGTTTACCCACCCTGACCAGGAGTGGAAGGAGATCCGTGGCGAGGACGAAAGCATCAGCCACATGTACCTGACCCATACGCTGATACTGGCAGCGATCCCTGCCGTGTCGGCCTTCATCGGCACCACCCAGGTCGGCTGGGTCATCGGCGATCGACCGGCGGTGATGCTGACCATGGAAAGCGCGCTATGGATGAGCATCATGTCCTACCTGGCGATGCTCGCCGGCGTCGCGGTGATGGGCGCCTTCATCCACTGGATGGCCCGCACCTACGATGCCACGCCGTCCATGGCGCAGTGCGTGGCCTTTGCCACCTATACCGCCACCCCGCTGTTCATCGGCGGCCTGGCGGCGCTCTACCCGCACCTCTGGCTGGGCATGCTGGTAGGCACGGCAGCCATCTGCTACACGGTCTACCTGCTCTACGTCGGCCTGCCGACCTTCATGAACATCCCCACCGATGAAGGCTTCCTGTTCTCCAGCTCCGTGCTGGCGGTGGGCCTGGTGGTGCTGGTGGCGATCATGGCCGCCACGGTGATCATCTGGGGGCTGGGTGTGGGGCCTGTCTATACCAATTAG